One segment of Leptospirillum ferrooxidans C2-3 DNA contains the following:
- a CDS encoding tyrosine-type recombinase/integrase, with amino-acid sequence MIKRGSTWWIDFTTPRGKRIRCSAQTEDRQQAQELHDKLRAEAWRQVKLKEKPSYTWDEAALRWLDEKSHKKSLRDDESRLIWLQSFLRGEKLSEIDRTMIDRIILEKKKEQSSPATVNRYLALVRAILKKAVKWGMVESVPSVQLLQEPKRRIRWLTREEANRLLRTLPEHQAELARFALATGLRQGNILTLEWAQIDLQRAICWIHPDQAKGGKGIGVPLNTEAQSVLKRQAGKHERRVFVYEGKPINQVNTLAWRKALVKAGIENFRWHDLRHTWASWHVQEGTPIHVLQELGGWESSEMVRRYAHLSPDHLSKWAENSSRVTNTSQGQLQLVV; translated from the coding sequence ATTATCAAAAGAGGAAGTACGTGGTGGATTGATTTCACAACGCCGCGCGGAAAGCGCATTAGATGCTCGGCTCAAACGGAAGACAGACAACAAGCGCAAGAACTCCATGACAAGTTGAGGGCCGAAGCCTGGAGACAGGTGAAGCTCAAAGAAAAACCGTCTTATACATGGGACGAAGCTGCACTTCGGTGGCTCGATGAAAAAAGTCACAAGAAGAGTCTGCGGGATGACGAGAGTCGGTTGATATGGCTCCAGTCTTTCTTGCGGGGGGAAAAGCTGTCAGAAATCGACCGAACCATGATCGATCGGATTATTCTGGAGAAAAAAAAGGAGCAGTCTTCTCCCGCTACGGTAAACCGCTATCTTGCGCTCGTCCGGGCGATATTGAAAAAAGCGGTCAAATGGGGGATGGTTGAGAGCGTTCCATCCGTTCAACTGCTCCAGGAGCCGAAAAGAAGAATTCGGTGGCTTACACGGGAAGAGGCCAACAGACTTCTCCGAACGCTCCCAGAACATCAGGCAGAACTGGCCAGATTCGCTTTGGCCACCGGGCTGAGACAAGGCAACATATTGACACTTGAGTGGGCGCAGATTGATCTTCAGAGGGCTATATGCTGGATTCATCCGGACCAGGCGAAGGGAGGAAAAGGAATCGGCGTCCCGCTAAACACCGAGGCTCAGTCCGTATTAAAACGGCAAGCCGGCAAGCATGAACGCCGAGTCTTTGTTTATGAAGGAAAGCCGATCAACCAGGTCAACACATTGGCCTGGAGAAAAGCCCTCGTCAAGGCAGGGATTGAAAACTTTCGATGGCACGACCTTCGGCATACCTGGGCATCATGGCATGTTCAGGAAGGAACCCCGATCCACGTGCTTCAAGAGCTCGGAGGCTGGGAATCCAGCGAGATGGTCAGAAGGTATGCTCACCTATCTCCAGATCATCTATCCAAATGGGCAGAAAATTCATCTCGCGTCACAAATACGTCACAAGGACAGTTACAGCTAGTCGTGTAA
- a CDS encoding site-specific DNA-methyltransferase — protein MSGVIWTGMEEALNELKAPFEGSISEDTDYCKNVPDPIHKLYTGNNLPILKYLLGEISGEVKVIYIDPPYNTGSILNYHDRFSVSYKKNSPLKRAEDFDEWLSKPSADHSPWMSFMFPRLALARKLLRPDGVIFISIDDRELPRLRLLMDWIMGEKNHIGTVVWRKKVVRGRGNRHIIPQTEYIVCYAKDISILPPFQEPLTDDMIGAYTKKDEMGAYKEIPLAKSGTAHSPRPNLVYPIIAPDGTTIHCPTHQWRWSEKTFRERQQEILFRKTKKGVWRILTKQYLETADGLRYRTPTSLYDKVTTTDGTKELQAISGNGNFDFPKPSRLIRDLISWATTGSPQPDRPEIILDFFAGTAPTAQAVIDLNREDHRRRICYLVQDRIEDPRHTDKILELAKIRIQKARESPSDGSMEDQAIFPQGFRLFHYLPPA, from the coding sequence ATGTCAGGTGTAATCTGGACAGGAATGGAAGAAGCCCTCAATGAGCTGAAAGCCCCATTTGAAGGATCCATCTCCGAAGATACGGATTACTGCAAAAATGTCCCTGATCCCATTCACAAGCTTTATACGGGGAATAACCTTCCCATCTTGAAATACCTGCTTGGAGAGATCTCCGGGGAGGTCAAGGTGATTTATATTGACCCGCCCTACAACACCGGGAGCATTCTGAACTATCACGACCGCTTTTCGGTTTCATACAAAAAAAACTCTCCCCTCAAACGGGCCGAAGATTTCGATGAATGGCTCAGCAAACCCTCGGCGGACCATAGCCCCTGGATGAGCTTCATGTTTCCAAGACTTGCACTAGCCAGGAAGCTTCTCCGCCCGGATGGCGTGATTTTTATCAGCATCGATGATCGGGAGCTCCCGAGGCTCAGGCTTTTGATGGATTGGATCATGGGGGAAAAGAACCATATCGGAACAGTTGTCTGGAGAAAGAAGGTGGTACGGGGCAGAGGGAACCGGCATATCATCCCCCAAACCGAATATATCGTTTGTTATGCGAAGGACATTTCCATTCTCCCCCCCTTTCAGGAGCCCTTGACCGATGACATGATCGGTGCCTACACCAAAAAAGATGAAATGGGGGCCTATAAGGAGATTCCCCTCGCCAAATCCGGAACAGCCCATTCTCCCCGCCCCAATCTTGTCTACCCGATTATCGCTCCCGACGGAACAACCATTCACTGTCCTACCCATCAGTGGAGATGGAGCGAGAAAACATTCAGGGAGCGTCAACAGGAAATTCTCTTCCGGAAAACGAAAAAGGGGGTCTGGAGGATTTTGACAAAACAATATCTGGAAACAGCCGATGGACTGCGCTACAGAACGCCCACATCACTCTACGACAAGGTCACCACCACCGATGGCACGAAAGAGCTGCAAGCCATTTCCGGAAACGGGAACTTTGACTTTCCAAAGCCATCAAGACTGATCCGGGACCTGATTTCCTGGGCAACAACCGGCTCTCCCCAACCGGACAGACCGGAGATCATCCTCGATTTTTTTGCGGGAACGGCTCCAACAGCCCAGGCGGTGATCGACCTCAACAGGGAAGATCACCGGAGAAGAATCTGTTATCTCGTCCAGGACCGGATCGAGGATCCCCGCCACACAGACAAAATCCTTGAACTGGCAAAAATCAGGATTCAAAAAGCCCGTGAATCCCCATCGGATGGATCTATGGAAGATCAGGCCATTTTTCCGCAAGGATTTCGACTATTCCATTATCTCCCACCAGCATAG
- the fliM gene encoding flagellar motor switch protein FliM, protein MAESILSQDEVNSLLRGLLDGEINTEGHGKEKGEVGASYRYNLASQERIIRGRMPTLEVINDRFSRFFQVTLSGTLRKNIEFVPKGIEMLKFGEFLRKLPMPSNINILRLESLRRNILLIIDARLVYLIVDHILGGNGRGHVKVEGRDFTSIESRITRNILDLAIDDFEKAWAPVYSMPLTYIRSEVNPQFAAIVPPTEMVITLSYMLEIEDQGNIVYICIPYSTIEPIKEKLYTGFQSDQFEVDSLWGIRLRDRIEASPINIQAILGRTTRKVREVLSWKVGDVIALERHISDPIDVNVEGVRRFLARPGTHRGNRAIRIEKRMSPPTVYQEGEEL, encoded by the coding sequence ATGGCAGAAAGCATCCTTTCCCAAGATGAGGTCAATTCTCTTCTGCGAGGTCTTTTAGATGGAGAGATCAATACTGAGGGGCACGGGAAAGAAAAAGGTGAGGTAGGGGCCTCGTATCGCTACAATCTGGCCAGTCAGGAGAGAATCATCCGGGGAAGGATGCCGACGCTTGAGGTGATTAATGACCGTTTCTCTCGTTTTTTTCAGGTAACGCTTTCGGGAACATTGCGAAAAAATATCGAGTTTGTCCCCAAGGGGATAGAGATGCTGAAGTTCGGGGAATTCCTCCGGAAGCTTCCAATGCCATCGAACATCAATATTTTGCGCCTTGAATCTCTTCGGAGAAACATTCTTCTGATAATCGATGCCCGTCTGGTCTACCTCATTGTTGATCATATTTTGGGAGGAAATGGCCGGGGACATGTGAAGGTCGAAGGTCGGGACTTTACTTCGATCGAGTCCAGAATTACCAGAAATATCCTGGATCTGGCAATCGATGATTTTGAGAAGGCATGGGCTCCGGTTTACAGTATGCCGCTCACCTATATTCGATCGGAAGTTAATCCGCAGTTTGCGGCGATTGTGCCTCCGACCGAGATGGTCATTACTTTATCCTACATGCTTGAGATTGAAGATCAAGGGAATATTGTCTACATCTGCATCCCCTATTCGACGATCGAGCCGATCAAGGAGAAGCTGTACACGGGATTTCAGAGTGACCAGTTCGAAGTGGATAGTTTGTGGGGGATCCGGCTTAGGGATCGTATTGAAGCAAGTCCGATCAATATTCAGGCCATTCTTGGCAGAACAACCAGAAAGGTTCGGGAGGTTCTGTCCTGGAAGGTGGGGGATGTGATTGCGTTGGAACGCCACATCAGTGACCCCATCGATGTCAATGTTGAGGGAGTCAGACGCTTCCTTGCCCGTCCAGGAACCCACAGGGGAAACAGGGCCATTCGTATTGAAAAGCGCATGTCTCCACCAACGGTTTACCAGGAAGGCGAAGAACTATGA
- a CDS encoding helix-turn-helix domain-containing protein codes for METLTLPQAAEFLQFHPDWVRREAKAGRIPGRKIGREWRFMKEDLVVFIRSGYPEFRQAPIVEVSSCQLSKEEVRGGLISQRRAESALDARLKRKTDNKRKNSMTS; via the coding sequence ATGGAAACACTCACACTCCCCCAGGCCGCCGAGTTCTTGCAGTTTCACCCCGATTGGGTCCGACGGGAAGCGAAAGCGGGACGAATCCCCGGTCGGAAAATCGGGAGAGAGTGGCGGTTCATGAAGGAAGACCTTGTCGTATTTATCCGGTCGGGATATCCTGAATTCCGGCAGGCACCAATTGTGGAGGTGTCATCGTGTCAATTATCAAAAGAGGAAGTACGTGGTGGATTGATTTCACAACGCCGCGCGGAAAGCGCATTAGATGCTCGGCTCAAACGGAAGACAGACAACAAGCGCAAGAACTCCATGACAAGTTGA
- a CDS encoding type II toxin-antitoxin system HigB family toxin, which produces MHVISRKTLKDFWTVHPEAENPLRSWFQLIRQGQYESFVDLKRVFGSVDWVGGQCVFNIGGNKYRLITVFHFNRNRAYVRHVLTHSEYDRGDWK; this is translated from the coding sequence ATGCATGTAATCAGCCGTAAAACATTGAAGGATTTCTGGACCGTTCATCCCGAAGCCGAAAATCCACTTCGTTCGTGGTTTCAATTGATCCGCCAAGGTCAGTATGAATCGTTTGTGGATCTGAAGCGGGTTTTTGGAAGCGTCGATTGGGTAGGAGGACAATGTGTCTTCAATATTGGGGGAAACAAATACCGCCTGATCACGGTTTTCCACTTTAACCGAAACCGCGCCTATGTCCGGCACGTTCTGACCCATTCCGAATATGACCGGGGAGACTGGAAATGA
- the glmM gene encoding phosphoglucosamine mutase: MNRSLFGTDGIRGVANVEPITGETCFRLGRAAAYLFRKYEGGHHVVIGKDTRISGYMIENALTSGITSMGVNVIVVGPFTTPGIAFLTRALRADAGIMISASHNPYQDNGIKFFSSDGSKLPDEIEARIESLVVGDEIDKIRPTGPGIGKVARLAGPDGRYIEFIKNTTPRSMKFDGIHIVMDLANGGGYNVAPMALRELGAKVTAIGNQPDGVNINDHCGALYPEKLAEKVLEVGADFGVALDGDADRAVFVTGTGRILDGDAIMAMMALTMNEKGTLRNSTLVTTVMSNLALDILMKRNGIRVLKTKVGDRYILEALEAENLSFGGEQSGHLIFRDLHSTGDGLMSTVQLVSTLVEKGISLSEMASVYQPFPQVLRTVPVFKKVPIETLAHLQRMSHVVEEELSGGRGRLLLRYSGTESALRIMLEGENHDRIAYLVEELERAVLKDFEVMAN; encoded by the coding sequence ATGAATCGATCTCTTTTTGGTACCGATGGTATTCGCGGTGTGGCCAATGTTGAACCAATCACAGGAGAGACCTGTTTTCGTCTTGGCCGGGCTGCCGCCTATCTGTTCCGAAAATATGAGGGAGGCCATCATGTTGTTATCGGAAAAGATACGCGCATTTCCGGCTACATGATTGAAAACGCCCTGACGAGCGGAATCACCTCCATGGGGGTCAATGTCATTGTCGTCGGTCCTTTTACCACCCCGGGAATCGCCTTTTTGACCCGGGCGCTCAGGGCCGATGCGGGCATCATGATTTCCGCAAGCCATAACCCCTACCAGGATAACGGGATCAAGTTTTTCTCCTCGGATGGATCGAAACTTCCCGATGAGATTGAAGCCAGGATAGAGTCTCTGGTTGTGGGGGATGAAATCGACAAGATTCGCCCCACAGGGCCCGGAATCGGCAAGGTGGCAAGGCTTGCCGGCCCCGATGGGAGATATATTGAGTTCATCAAGAACACCACCCCTCGCTCTATGAAGTTCGACGGTATTCATATCGTGATGGACCTGGCCAATGGAGGCGGTTATAACGTGGCCCCCATGGCCCTTCGTGAACTGGGGGCAAAGGTGACTGCCATCGGCAACCAGCCGGACGGGGTCAACATTAATGATCACTGTGGCGCACTCTACCCGGAGAAGCTTGCCGAAAAGGTTCTGGAGGTTGGTGCGGATTTTGGCGTGGCTCTTGACGGGGATGCCGATCGGGCGGTTTTTGTCACCGGAACGGGACGAATCCTTGACGGTGATGCCATCATGGCCATGATGGCCTTGACGATGAATGAGAAGGGGACGCTCAGGAACTCGACGCTTGTCACCACGGTCATGAGCAATCTGGCCCTGGATATCCTGATGAAAAGAAATGGCATACGGGTGCTTAAGACCAAGGTTGGGGACCGATATATTCTGGAAGCGCTCGAAGCGGAGAACCTGTCATTCGGGGGAGAACAATCGGGCCATCTGATCTTTCGCGATCTCCATTCGACAGGTGACGGCCTGATGTCAACGGTGCAGCTGGTGTCGACACTGGTTGAAAAAGGGATTTCCCTTTCCGAGATGGCTTCTGTCTATCAGCCATTTCCCCAGGTCTTGCGAACGGTTCCGGTCTTCAAGAAAGTTCCGATTGAAACACTCGCCCACCTCCAGCGAATGTCCCATGTTGTCGAGGAGGAGCTGTCCGGTGGTCGGGGAAGGCTCTTGCTCCGCTACTCCGGAACGGAATCCGCACTCAGAATCATGCTGGAAGGCGAGAACCACGATCGGATCGCCTATCTGGTGGAGGAGCTTGAAAGGGCCGTCCTCAAGGACTTTGAGGTCATGGCGAACTGA
- a CDS encoding NAD(P)H-dependent oxidoreductase subunit E, translating into MDSDRISGDASFKETACSDSSASWERPEQAVLPLLHDAMGRSNYIREEEVREIARKTSLSPSDVLGIGTFYQFFSFHPSGHHVIRPCLTNPCLNNGGKKLFRALSRNLGIGIEETTSDGLFTLRPAQCLGQCAEGPSLMIDEDVYLNVTPESLPEILSRYKSSGPTICPVPTPIGEPIKGKTVVFNDLASPVTVEMDSYLEKGGYNALKKALSSMSPDAVIDEIRLSGLGGRGGADYSTGAKLAAVKKHEGVKYVVANADEGEPGTFKDRYIMERDPHSLIEGIILAGYAVGANLGYIYLRAEYPGSWRILEKAIEEARQRGFLGEHILGSGFSYDIRLYRGAGAYICGEESSLINSLEGRRGLPRNKPPRITDVGLWGRPTDVQNVETLANIPSIILKGGEWYKSLGDEATPGTKLFCLSGHIAKPGLYEVPFGMSLREVIMVLGGGIPNGRKLKAILPAGSASRLLLPEHLDISLDYPSVALTGSFLGSASVIVLDDSTCMVDLAYWMSAFSHHESCGQCTPCRDGTEDYYEILDQIVHGQGKPEMFDLLVRIGDYMMESSICGLGKSAPSVPLSSLEYFKEEWMSHVEKHICPAGVCPMAPEGERLFSVRRSSEWIPEGIVEGEEQDQD; encoded by the coding sequence TTGGACTCAGATCGTATATCGGGTGACGCATCCTTCAAAGAGACCGCTTGTTCTGATTCCTCCGCATCCTGGGAGCGACCAGAACAGGCTGTCTTGCCACTTCTCCACGACGCAATGGGACGGTCCAACTATATCCGGGAAGAGGAGGTCAGGGAAATTGCCAGGAAGACATCCCTTTCTCCTTCCGATGTTTTGGGAATCGGGACATTCTACCAGTTTTTTTCATTTCATCCTTCTGGCCACCATGTCATTCGCCCCTGTCTTACGAATCCCTGTCTGAACAATGGAGGGAAGAAGCTCTTCCGGGCCCTTTCCAGGAATCTCGGGATCGGAATTGAGGAAACGACATCCGATGGCCTTTTCACGCTGAGGCCGGCCCAGTGTCTTGGACAGTGTGCGGAAGGACCTTCGCTCATGATTGATGAGGATGTGTACCTGAATGTCACTCCTGAGTCCCTCCCTGAAATCCTTTCAAGATACAAGAGCAGCGGTCCCACGATTTGTCCTGTTCCAACTCCTATCGGAGAACCCATCAAGGGAAAAACGGTGGTTTTTAACGATCTGGCCTCTCCTGTAACAGTTGAGATGGACTCCTATCTCGAGAAGGGTGGGTACAATGCCCTGAAGAAGGCTCTGTCATCAATGTCTCCGGATGCGGTCATCGACGAGATCCGGCTATCTGGCCTGGGAGGTCGGGGAGGTGCGGACTATTCGACCGGCGCGAAGCTTGCTGCGGTGAAAAAACATGAAGGTGTGAAGTATGTTGTAGCCAATGCGGACGAGGGCGAGCCAGGGACCTTCAAGGACCGCTACATCATGGAGCGTGATCCCCATAGCCTGATCGAGGGGATCATTCTGGCAGGTTATGCTGTTGGGGCGAATCTCGGTTATATCTATCTTCGGGCAGAATATCCCGGTTCCTGGCGGATCCTTGAAAAGGCGATTGAGGAAGCCCGCCAGCGGGGATTCCTGGGAGAACACATTCTGGGGTCGGGATTTTCTTACGATATCCGGCTGTATCGGGGGGCAGGCGCTTATATCTGCGGCGAGGAAAGCTCGCTGATCAATAGCCTTGAGGGGCGTCGCGGATTGCCCAGGAACAAACCGCCCAGGATTACCGATGTGGGGCTTTGGGGAAGGCCTACAGATGTTCAGAATGTCGAAACCCTTGCCAACATCCCTTCCATTATTCTGAAGGGGGGGGAATGGTATAAGTCCCTTGGTGACGAAGCCACTCCGGGGACAAAGCTATTTTGTCTGTCGGGGCACATCGCGAAGCCGGGACTCTATGAGGTTCCCTTCGGAATGAGCCTTCGTGAGGTGATCATGGTTTTGGGGGGAGGGATTCCCAACGGCCGCAAGCTGAAGGCGATCCTTCCTGCGGGCTCGGCAAGCCGGCTTCTCCTTCCGGAGCATCTCGATATCTCTCTCGATTATCCTTCTGTTGCCTTGACGGGCTCTTTTTTGGGCTCCGCCTCGGTTATTGTGCTGGACGACTCGACCTGCATGGTGGATCTTGCCTACTGGATGTCCGCTTTCAGCCATCATGAGTCTTGTGGCCAGTGCACTCCATGTCGTGACGGAACAGAGGACTACTATGAGATTCTGGACCAGATCGTTCACGGGCAGGGGAAACCTGAGATGTTTGACCTTCTGGTCCGGATCGGGGATTACATGATGGAGTCATCCATTTGCGGCCTTGGAAAGAGCGCTCCAAGTGTGCCTCTCAGTTCTCTTGAGTATTTCAAGGAAGAATGGATGTCTCATGTAGAGAAGCATATTTGTCCTGCCGGGGTCTGCCCGATGGCTCCTGAAGGGGAGCGACTGTTTTCGGTTCGCAGGTCAAGTGAGTGGATTCCCGAGGGAATTGTTGAAGGGGAAGAACAGGATCAGGACTAA
- a CDS encoding ComEC/Rec2 family competence protein, with translation MAPLFVLILLISLSLFLYREFLSAPPGIVSPWSWVSLGFFWSIFHLSIPYSHTIPSGNTVFHGCLEKVKSQGEKTFSAVLMATLDDGRKEGIHLLIPSARVRQAPEAGECFSGDVSLSDHPDKFLSQHGFLSFLDNGSLQGEIRPWNVFVPDREMIDENGEGSFSGWAPRRIHSLELFLESRLPPDVSGLIEAMVLSDTTHMSPEINNVFLGSGVYHLLSVSGEHMGLLAAFLSGSFLVALRWMPLAFLRQILARIYVNRLSAILVIPILIAYASLIGMPPPAGRALLAAIFVLVSRGWGVSIHREDLFGISLMAMMILIPDLPRSTSMDLSLMAVLGVLAALRKEDHSGTSVPSALFSAETVKTGLWVTLFTTPLLWGVFHIGDFVGIVSNPVIVPLAGEVLLPAGFAYLGLALFLGWVPLYLENVLSVCSRAVIALATFFSGIRLGQISLPAVPPVLLLIFNGWLVGLFLRQKYSRGLAREIFPLLIVITPILFLSVTNHFTGKVAGQSTSVDWSGVMPAVVRQSENGPVFSGKEPLAFAGWSWSPQREVLNLSRLVQTP, from the coding sequence TTGGCTCCCCTTTTTGTGCTCATCCTTCTGATATCCCTTTCCTTATTCCTCTACCGTGAATTCCTGTCCGCCCCTCCCGGAATCGTTTCACCATGGAGCTGGGTATCCCTCGGGTTTTTCTGGTCCATTTTCCATCTGTCCATTCCCTATTCTCATACGATTCCGTCTGGAAATACGGTTTTTCATGGTTGCCTTGAAAAGGTCAAGAGCCAGGGGGAAAAAACGTTTTCAGCCGTGTTGATGGCCACATTGGACGATGGCAGAAAAGAGGGGATTCATCTTTTGATTCCCTCGGCGAGGGTTCGTCAGGCTCCAGAAGCGGGAGAGTGTTTTTCTGGCGATGTGTCCTTATCGGATCACCCGGACAAGTTTCTTTCCCAACATGGTTTTTTGTCATTTCTGGACAATGGATCTCTTCAGGGAGAGATTCGTCCCTGGAACGTTTTTGTTCCGGATCGGGAAATGATCGATGAAAACGGTGAGGGATCCTTTTCGGGGTGGGCTCCAAGAAGGATTCATTCCCTCGAGCTTTTTCTCGAATCCCGCTTGCCTCCCGATGTTTCCGGACTGATTGAAGCCATGGTTCTCTCTGATACAACCCATATGTCTCCCGAGATCAACAATGTCTTTCTCGGTTCCGGGGTGTACCATCTTTTATCGGTCTCGGGGGAGCATATGGGACTCCTTGCCGCATTTCTTTCGGGGTCGTTCCTTGTCGCCCTCCGATGGATGCCATTGGCATTCCTTCGTCAAATTCTTGCCCGTATTTATGTGAACCGCTTGTCGGCCATTCTGGTGATCCCCATCCTGATCGCCTACGCCAGTTTGATCGGGATGCCTCCTCCCGCCGGACGAGCACTCCTTGCGGCCATTTTTGTTCTTGTATCGAGAGGATGGGGGGTCTCCATCCATCGTGAGGATCTTTTTGGCATCTCCCTGATGGCCATGATGATCCTTATCCCTGATCTTCCCCGTTCCACGAGCATGGATCTTTCCCTGATGGCTGTTCTGGGTGTCCTGGCCGCCCTGAGGAAAGAGGACCACTCCGGCACTAGTGTTCCTTCCGCTCTGTTTTCTGCTGAAACAGTAAAGACAGGACTTTGGGTAACACTTTTTACCACCCCGCTTTTATGGGGGGTCTTCCATATCGGTGACTTTGTGGGCATCGTCTCGAACCCTGTCATCGTTCCTTTGGCCGGAGAGGTTCTTTTGCCTGCGGGATTTGCCTATCTGGGGCTGGCCCTCTTTTTGGGCTGGGTGCCTTTATATCTGGAGAATGTCTTGAGTGTCTGTTCCCGGGCGGTGATTGCTCTTGCCACTTTCTTTTCGGGAATAAGGCTCGGACAGATTTCCCTTCCGGCTGTTCCGCCTGTTTTGCTTTTGATTTTCAATGGATGGCTGGTGGGGCTTTTCCTGAGACAAAAGTACTCAAGGGGACTTGCCCGTGAGATCTTTCCCCTCCTGATCGTGATCACTCCGATTCTCTTTTTGTCGGTCACAAACCATTTCACCGGAAAGGTGGCTGGACAATCGACTTCGGTGGATTGGAGCGGAGTGATGCCGGCGGTTGTTCGACAATCAGAAAATGGACCGGTTTTTTCCGGGAAAGAGCCGTTGGCATTTGCCGGCTGGTCATGGAGTCCCCAAAGGGAGGTCCTGAACTTGTCCCGGCTTGTGCAGACTCCCTAG